CTACGAGGCCTGGAAGGGCGAATTCGAGGCCGCAGCCGGCGCCGCCGGTGGCTGGGCACTGCTCGTGTACGACCCGGTTGCGAAGCAACTGCGTAACCTCAAGGTCGACCGTCACGACCTCCACGCGCTGTGGGGCGCCCATCCCATCCTCGCGTGTGACGTCTGGGAGCACTCGTACTACTACGACTACGGCCCGGACCGCGGGAGCTTCATCGAGGCCTTCTTCGACGTCGTCAACTGGGACAAGGCCGCCGACGAGTACCAGACGTGCCTCGACCACTTCGAGTAGTACTGCCGCCTGCAGCCGCAGTATAAGCGACGACTCGGTTCATCCTCCCGTTTTTTTGCAACCGGCTCCGAAGCGACGGCGACGAGTACCGATCGGGTTGCGAGACTGATAGCCACGGCACACTTTAACAGGCACCGTATCGTCGTCACGTGTATGGCCGCCGAGGAGACAACACGGCGCACTCACGGGAGCGAATCGGTGAATACAGGGCGAGACGGCGATGATAGCGCTCTCGAGGCCGATCTCCGGGAGCGCTGCGCCGGAGACGTTCGCTTCGACGAGTACACGCGGGTGCTGTACGCGACCGACGGCAGTATCTACGGCGCCCAGCCCGCCGGCGTCGTCTTCCCGCAGGATACGGACGACGTCCAGACCGCCGTCCGCGTCGCGAACGAGCACGGTGCGCCGGTGATTCCCCGCGGTGCCGGCTCGTCGCTCGCCGGACAGGCCGTCGGCCCCGGCTGCGTCGTCCTCGATCTCTCGCGACACATGGACGATACTCTCGAGATCGATCCCGATCGACGGCGAGCAGTCGTCCAGCCCGGCGTCGTTCAGGATCACCTCGACGCCGCGCTCGAGCCGCACGGCCTGAAGTTCGCGCCCGACCCCGCCTCCTCGAACCGGGCGACGATCGGCGGCGGGATCGGGAACAACTCGACGGGCGCCCACTCGGTCCGGTACGGGATCACCGACGCCTACGTCGACGAGTGCGAGGTCGTCCTCGCGGACGGCTCGCTGATCCGTACCCGCGACGTCGTCCTCGACAGCCCCGAGTGGGAACGGATCGTCGAGAAGGACGATCGCGAGGCCGCGATCTACCGAGCGGTTCGCGCCGTCGTCGAGGACAACGCCGAGGAGATCGAAGACCGGTATCCGGAGCTCAAACGGACCGTCAGCGGCTACAACCTGCAGAAAGTGATTCGGACGGATCCGGAAGGAAACCGGATCATCAACCTCTCGAAACTGATCGTGGGGGCGGAAGGAACGCTCGGCGTCGTCGTCGAGGCGACGCTCTCGCTCGTAACCCGACCCGAGGAGACCGCCCTCGTCGTCTGCTGTTACGACGACCTGCTCGAGGCCCTGGCTGCGGTACCGAGGGCCCTCGAGTGCGAGGCCAGCGCGGTCGAGCTCATGGACAGCGAGGTGTTCCGTCTCGCAGCGGAGTCGACGGAGTACGCCGAGTACGCCGAGCCGATCCCCGAGGGGACCGACGCGGCGCTGATGCTCGAGTTCGACTCCGAGGTGTTTTCCGACCTGCCGGGCGCGATCGATGCGGCGACGACCGAGCTGGTCGCCGAGGGCGCGGCGTTCGACTCGATCGAGGCGTTCAGCCCCGAGAAACGGAACCGACTCTGGAAGCTCCGGAAGGCCGCTATCCCGCTCTTGATGGGGATGGACGGCGATCCGAAGCCGTACCCGTTCGTCGAGGACGCCTCCGTGCCGCCGGCGGAACTCGCCGAGTACGTCGCCGGCTTTCAGGAGATTCTCGAGGACCACGAGACGACGGCCGCCTACTTCGCCCACGCCGGCGCCGGGACGCTGCACATTCGACCCGTCCTGAACCTCAAGAGCGAGGACGGGATCGAGACGATGCGCTCGATCGCCGAGGACGTCACCTCGCTCGCGCTCGAGCACAACGGCTCGTTCTCCGGCGAGCACGGCGACGGTCTCGCCCGGACGGAGTTCAATCCCAAGCTGTACGGCCCCAATCTCTGGGAGGCCTTCAAGGAGGTCAAGTCGGCGTTCGACCCCGATTGGCGCATGAATCCGGGCAAGGTGGTCTACCGCGAGGACGAAGACGGCCGGACCGACATGCGCGACCACCTCCGGTACGGCGCGGACTACGCCTCGCTCGAGCCGCGGACGAGTCTCGACTTCGACGACGAGGGCAGTTTCTCGCACCTGGTCGAACTCTGTAACGGCTGTGGCACCTGTCGGCAGACGGACGGCGACGTGATGTGTCCGACCTATCGGGCGACCGAGGAGGAGATCACGACGACTCGAGGGCGAGCCAACCTGCTCAGGGCGGCGATCAGCGGCGAGATAGACCCCGACGAGCTGTATTCGGAACGCTTCCAGTCCGAGGTGCTCGACCTCTGTATCGGCTGCAAGGGCTGTCAGAGCGACTGTCCGACCGGCGTCGACCTCGCGAAGCTCAAAGCCGAGGTGAAACACCAGTACCACGACCGGGAGGGCGTCGGGTTGCGCGAGCGGCTCTTCGCAAATATCGACCGACTCGCCGCGGCGGGGAGCACGCTCGCGCCGATCGCGAACCGCGCGCCGGAGCTGCCGGGCGCTCGGACGGTGCTCGAGCGAACCGTCGGTATCGCCGCCGAGCGCACGCTCCCGACCTTCGAGCGTAAGACGCTCGTCTCTTGGTTCGCCGAACGCGGTCCCCGGGTCGATCCGGAAACGGCGACCGCCGGTGTCGTCCTCTACCCCGACACGGACACGAACTACTCGAACCCGGCCGTCGGCAAGGCCGCCGTCAGGGTGCTCGAGGCCGCCGACGTCCGCGTCAGGGTTCCGGACCTCGGACCGACGGGACGGAGCGCCTACTCCCAGGGACTGCTCGACCGCGCGGCCGCGGACGGGCGGGCGCTGCTCGACGACCTCGAGCCGTACCTCGAGCGCGGCTGGTCGGTCTGCTTCGTCGAACCCTCCGACGCTGCGATGGTGACCGACGAGTATCGCTCGCTGCTGGACGACGAGCGGACCGAACGCCTCGCCGCGAACGCCTACGACGTCTGCGAGTACCTCGACGAACGCCGCCTCGTCGAGAAGTTGCCGGTCGACGGAGGGGGAGATCAGCTGACGTATCACGGTCACTGCCACCAGAAAGCCCGCGGAACCGACCACCACCCCGTCGGCGTGTTGCGCCGCGCCGGCTACGCGGTCGACCCCGTCGACTCGGGCTGCTGCGGGATGGCCGGAAGCTTCGGCTACGAGGCCGATCACTACGAGCTCTCGCGAGCGATCGCCTCCCTGCTCGAGGAGCAACTCGCGGCGAGCGACGGGACGCCCGTCGTCGCACCGGGGACCTCCTGCCGAACCCAGATCGGCGATCTCGAGGGGTACGACCGGCCAACTCACCCCGTCGAACTACTCGAACGGGGGCTCGAGGGGTAGACTCCACGCGTTCGCGGGACGATCCAGGACCGGTGCGGTCTTGTGGCACCGCACCGATAGCAACGTTCATGCCAGTGCCGAAATCCGAGTTCGATCAGCTTCCGCCGTGTGACTTCTACACGCCGGACGAGTTGCTCGAGGACGACCAGATGTACACCGTCTACGAGATTGCCCGCCTGCTCCAGGGGATCGAGCCCGACACGGACATCGATCGGGAGACCGAGGACATCCTGCTCGACTGGGCGATTCCCTGGATCATGACCAACGCGGACGAACTCGTGGTCGCGGAGCCACGAGACGAGGACGAGCCCGGATTCTACGGTCTGAAGGAGGAATGATCCTCCTCGTGGTCGGTTCCGATCGCGTCGACGCCGGCAAGACGACGTTCTCGGTCGGACTGCTCGAGCGCACCGGCGCGGTCGGCTACAAACCGCGCGCCGGCAACGACTACTGGTTCGACCACGACGACTGCCGGCGGGCGCTCGGGAACGGACGACTCTACGGCAAGGACGCCGCACGGCTCGCGACTGCGGAGGAATGCGGACGGCTCCCCGAGCAACTCAACCCGGTCCACCGACTGTGGCGGCCCGCACCCGGCGGCGGAACCGGGCTGCTCGGCCAGACCGACCGCGAGTTTCTCGTCGACAGAATCGGCCGCACGGGCGACGCGGCGGAGCCGACGTTCGTCCGGAACGCGACCGTCGATCTTCCCGACGCCGTTTCGTCGGCGCTCCCGCTCGAAGACGCGATTCCGGTCGAGACGGTCGAGGCACTCAACGACGTCGTGGCGGAGCGATACGTCCCGGCCTTCGAGAACCTCGCGACCGACCTCGAAGCGACGGAGGTCGCGGTCGTCGAGTCCTACAGCGACATCGCCCAACCTCTG
This DNA window, taken from Natronococcus sp. CG52, encodes the following:
- a CDS encoding FAD-binding and (Fe-S)-binding domain-containing protein; translated protein: MAAEETTRRTHGSESVNTGRDGDDSALEADLRERCAGDVRFDEYTRVLYATDGSIYGAQPAGVVFPQDTDDVQTAVRVANEHGAPVIPRGAGSSLAGQAVGPGCVVLDLSRHMDDTLEIDPDRRRAVVQPGVVQDHLDAALEPHGLKFAPDPASSNRATIGGGIGNNSTGAHSVRYGITDAYVDECEVVLADGSLIRTRDVVLDSPEWERIVEKDDREAAIYRAVRAVVEDNAEEIEDRYPELKRTVSGYNLQKVIRTDPEGNRIINLSKLIVGAEGTLGVVVEATLSLVTRPEETALVVCCYDDLLEALAAVPRALECEASAVELMDSEVFRLAAESTEYAEYAEPIPEGTDAALMLEFDSEVFSDLPGAIDAATTELVAEGAAFDSIEAFSPEKRNRLWKLRKAAIPLLMGMDGDPKPYPFVEDASVPPAELAEYVAGFQEILEDHETTAAYFAHAGAGTLHIRPVLNLKSEDGIETMRSIAEDVTSLALEHNGSFSGEHGDGLARTEFNPKLYGPNLWEAFKEVKSAFDPDWRMNPGKVVYREDEDGRTDMRDHLRYGADYASLEPRTSLDFDDEGSFSHLVELCNGCGTCRQTDGDVMCPTYRATEEEITTTRGRANLLRAAISGEIDPDELYSERFQSEVLDLCIGCKGCQSDCPTGVDLAKLKAEVKHQYHDREGVGLRERLFANIDRLAAAGSTLAPIANRAPELPGARTVLERTVGIAAERTLPTFERKTLVSWFAERGPRVDPETATAGVVLYPDTDTNYSNPAVGKAAVRVLEAADVRVRVPDLGPTGRSAYSQGLLDRAAADGRALLDDLEPYLERGWSVCFVEPSDAAMVTDEYRSLLDDERTERLAANAYDVCEYLDERRLVEKLPVDGGGDQLTYHGHCHQKARGTDHHPVGVLRRAGYAVDPVDSGCCGMAGSFGYEADHYELSRAIASLLEEQLAASDGTPVVAPGTSCRTQIGDLEGYDRPTHPVELLERGLEG
- a CDS encoding DUF5827 family protein codes for the protein MPVPKSEFDQLPPCDFYTPDELLEDDQMYTVYEIARLLQGIEPDTDIDRETEDILLDWAIPWIMTNADELVVAEPRDEDEPGFYGLKEE
- a CDS encoding ATPase — encoded protein: MILLVVGSDRVDAGKTTFSVGLLERTGAVGYKPRAGNDYWFDHDDCRRALGNGRLYGKDAARLATAEECGRLPEQLNPVHRLWRPAPGGGTGLLGQTDREFLVDRIGRTGDAAEPTFVRNATVDLPDAVSSALPLEDAIPVETVEALNDVVAERYVPAFENLATDLEATEVAVVESYSDIAQPLTALDPAEIAAVAAVEPRRARIYQGDRYCRACEVASSSPKDGALEKRVPTVLDYLDPLDRVRLPPLGGEERDDPARIAEAYADAYDALLDAAGRV